AACACGTCGACGAACGTGGGCTGCACGGCCTTGTACGCGTCGTTGTACTCGGACGAATGCACCCAGTCGAAGTGGTTCGCGATCGTCGCGACGAACGCGCCGCGGGTGAGGGTGGCCGACGAGGCGGGCGAAGGTGCGGGTTCGTCGTCGTCGCTGCCGCCGCAGGCCGACAGCGTGGCCGCGGTGGTGGACGCGAGCAGGGCCGGCACCCCGATCAGCTTGCCGAAGAGGCGGCGGGTCATGCGCTCGGGCGCATCGGGTGTGGCGGTGCGGCGTGCCACGGGAATCTCGTTCTCGGCCTGGGTCTTGTCGCTCATGAAGTCCTCTTGCTCGGCGTCTTCTCGATCGGTGCCGGGGCCGGCGGCCCTGGCGAACGCAAAATGTACGATCTGGTACGTTCGTGAATTTCGGGGACTTTCCCTGATGGACGGATCGCTGCCGAAGACGCGGCGCGGTGGGGGTCAGGCCGTGCCCACGGGCCACTCGAGCACGACGGCTGCGCCGCGCCCGACCCCGGGTTCCAGCCACAGGCGGGCGCCGATGGCTTCCGCCCGCGTGCGCATGTTCGCCACACCGCGGCCATGGTTCGGCGACGGGGCCGAGGGTGCGAGACCCACGCCGTTGTCGGAGAGCCGCAGTTCGATCACGGGCGCGGTGCCGTCGCTGCAGTGCGCGTGCATCACCACCTGCGTGGCCCGCGCGTGCTTGAGCACGTTGGTGAAGGCCTCGAGCAGGATGCGCTGCACCTGCAGCACCGACTCGGGCGACAGCTGGGGCAGCGGCGGCAGGCGGTCCACGTCCCACAGCACCTCGATGCCGGCGGCCTTCAGCCGTGGCTGCAGGCGGTACCGCAGGGTCGCGAGCACCGTCGCGAGGTCGCTGTGCACCGGCTGCAGCGAATCGACCGCGAGGCGCATCTCGTCGAGCGCCATCTGCACGTGTTCCGTGAGCTGGTCCGGGTCGGTGTCCCGGTGGGTCACGAGGTTGAGCAGGCCCACGAGCTGCGAGCCGACCCCGTCATGGATCTCCCGCATGATGCGCTGGCGCTCCTTCAGGACGGCCTGCTCCTCCTTCTGCCGGCGCAATGCCTCGAAGGCCTCGCCGAGTTGCCGCTCGCGTTCGGCCACGCGGTGCACCAGCTCCTCGTTCAACGCCTTGTGTTCGCGCTCGGTGCGGCTGTAGCGCTCCACCACGAGGCCGGCGAGGATCAGCAGGAAGAAGAACAGCGCATGCGGCGTCAGCGGGAAACCGAGGCCCGTCGCGTGGGCCGAGCGCACCGTGACCAGGTCGTGGAGACCGGTCGCGAGCAGCAGGCTGCCCGCGCCCAGCACGACCCACGCGATGGCACGGCGCTCCACGAACGCCGAGCGCAGCACCACGGCGAAACAGACCATGCCCGCAGCCCACAGCAGCCACAGCGCGCCGTCCCAGGGCCAGCGGCGGCCCAGCGCGAAGGACGACGCGGCCAGCACCGCGACGATCCACACGACGGCCCGCTGCACGGTGGCGAGCCACCGGGGCTGCCGGTCGAGCGCGAGCAGTACGAACCGGGCGATCAGCGCGAGCTGCACGCCGTAGCTGACGGCCATGAGGCCGCCCCACACGGGCCATGGCAGCGGGGCCGTCGGAAGGAGGCGGTCGAACTGGCGCAGCGACCCGAGCAGCACCGCGGTGCCGAAGCAGCCGTAGAGGGGCACGCGCTGGCGCCACCACAGGCCGAGGGACAGTCCGCCCATCAGCAGCATGCTGGTGCCATAGGCCGCGGCGGCGTACTGGTCGCGCTGCAGGCGCGACGCGCGCTCGGCCTCCGCCGCCGCCAGCGGCCCGAGGCCCACGGGCGACAGTCCGCCCCCGCGCAGGGCCTGCGCCGTCACGTCCAGCTGCAGCAGGTTGGGGCGGTCGGTGTGCAGCAGCGCAGCGGGCAGCGGCACCAGGTGGCCGAACTTTCCCGCGTCGTCGAACGGGCTGCCGGGCCGGCCCAGCTGGCGCACCAGGGTGCCGTTGACACGCACGGCGACCTGGTTGCCGACCGCCTCGAGCCACAGCGCGTGGTCGGTGCCGGCGGGCAGGGCCGGCAGCGCGATCCGGTACAGCGCCTCGCCGGACACGCCGGGTGAGGCGCTGTCCCAGCGGTGGCGCAGCGAGACGGTGCGTGGCGGCGCGGGTGGTGCACCGTCGGGGCGAAGCGTCACTTCGGCGGTGTCGAACCGCTGGATCGGCGCGGCGTTGTCGTCGGCGTGGCAGGCCGCCAGGGCCAGGGCCAGGGCCAGCAGCGCGGCACACGCCGCCCGCCAGGTCACGGCAGCAGCCCGATCTGGCGCGCCTCGTAGACGGCTTCGGTGCGGTTGTGCACGTCGAGCTTGCCGTAGATGTTCCGCACGTGGGTCTGCACCGTGGTGACCGACACCGCCATGCGGCCCGCGATCTCGGGGTACGTGAAACCCCGGGCCACGAGGTCGAGCACTTCCAGTTCACGGCGGGACAGCGTGGGCGGCGTCTCGTGCACCGCAGGCGCGGGCGCGCTGGGCGCGGCGGGGCGCGCCGGCTTGTCGGCCTGCCACCGGGCGAGCAGCTGCCGCGCGATCAGCGGCGACATCGGCGACCCGCCGGCGTGCAGGCTCAGCACGTGGGTGGCGAGGTCGTGCTCGGTGCCGTCCTTCAGCAGGTAGCCGCGGGCGCCCGCGGCGAACGCGTCGAGCATGTTGGCCTCGTCGCCGAACATGGTGATCACCATCACGGCGCACGCCGGCTGCATGCGGCTGCAGCGGCGGATCACCTCGCGGCCCGGCAGGTCGGGCAGGCCCAGGTCCACCAGCAGCACGTCCACCTGGTTCTCCGAGAACCAGGCGAGCAGCTCGCCCGCGTTCGCCGCGCCCATGACAAACCGCAGCGACGGCTCCGCGCAGATCACGCGGGTGAGCCGCGCGCGCATGCCGGCGTCGTCCTCCACCAGGGCCACGGAGACCGGTTCACTGGCCATTGAACGGCTCCGGGTGGCGGTAGGCGCAGTTGCCCCGCGGCGGGCTGCGCCAGCGGCCGTCGCGCAGGGGCAGCAGGATCGACTCGTCGACGCGGTCCTCCTTGTGCAGGTCGACGCGCACGGTGCCGTTGCGCAGGCCCGCATCCAGGCCTTCGAGGTGCAGCATGCCGAACTTCTCCGACTTGTTGAACCAGAACGGGAGTCCGATGGGGACCGCGTTCTTGAGCCAGGGCTGCGCCGCGCCGGAGGACACCACCTGGATGACCGGCGAGCGCGGCTCCACGGGGCCGCCGTAGCGGTTGCGGTGGATGTCCCCCGCGAGGTACAGCGTGGGCCGGCCGGCCTGGGCCGCGGCGTCGAGGAATCCCCGGTACTCGGGGAATGCCCAGGACTGAGGGACCGGCGCCAGCGGATCGACCTTTTCCCAGCCGCCGTCGCGCCCGTGGCGCATGGGCGTGGACCCGGCCACGATCAGCAGCCCGTCACCCTGCGCGACCTGCCCGTAGAGCCATTGCGCCTGGGCGGCGCCGAGGAGGCTCGGCGCCGGGTCCTGCAGGTCGGTGCGGGCCGACCGTTCGTCGAGCATCAGCACCGGCACGCCCGCCACGGCCCAGGCTTCCTGCCACACGGGCGTCGCGAGCTGGCGGTCGGAGGCGTCGAGCGACGGGTAGACCTCCGGCGGATCGACCAGGGCCGCGAGGAACTGGCGGAACAGCCGGTGGGACACCGCCTGCAGCGCCGGCGGGACGTATCGCCCGCGGTCCGGGTCACCGGCGGCCGTGCAGTCGTTCCAGGCGAAGTCGTGGTCGTCGCGCACGGCACGCACGTTCCCCTTCACCGACCGCACGAGCGCCTGGAAGCCAGGGTGCTCCCACTGGGCCTTGTAGCGCGCGTACATGGCCTGGCGGAACTGCGCGAGTCCTTGCACGGGGTCTCCGAGGAAGGCCGTTTTCCAGGTCGGCACGCGGGTCTGCGTCTCGAGGCCCCAGTCCATGTAGATCGAGTCGCCGAGGAGCAGCAGCGCGTGGGGCTGCTGCGCCCGGATCCGGTCCCACACGGGCTGTTCGTGCCCGAAGGTGGTGTCGAAACACGACGTGAAGGCGATGCGGGTGTCCGGCATGGCGAGGCTCCTTCGAGGGGGGTCAATATGGCACGAACGGTGCCGTGATTCGGGACCGGCCGCCTCCTGCATTCAGAGGATGCTGTCGCCGGAGCCTCCTGTGTTTTCGGGATTCCGGGGGGCGGGGGCGCGGCGAAGAATCGGCCCGATCGTCCCGCACCACGGAGTCCGCCATGACCGTCGAGCACGCCGTCCTTTCCGTCCCCGCCCACTTCGCGCCGACCCTCTGGAGCGAACCGCGTCCCGCATGGCCCGGCGCGTCCGGGCTCCACGAGCTGCTGCTCGCGATGCTCGACGAGGTGGACCACCCGATGCTGCTGGTGTCGGCCGGACTGCGGCTGCTGCACGCGAACCGGGCCGCGTCGCGGCGGCTCCGCGCGGGCGATGCGCTGCGTGTGGAGAACGGCGCCGTGCGTGCGGCGAGCGACCGGGACACGGCCCTCGTCGCCAGCGCCGTGCAGGGAGCCTCGGCCCGGGGCCTGCGGCGGCTCGTCCGGCTCGCGGGACCCGCCGCACCGGCCCCGCTGGCGGTGCTGCCGCTCGTGCCGGACGCCGACGTCGCGCTGCTGGTCCTGGCGAGGGCCGATGCGGTCGAGCCCCTCACCCTGCAGTGTTTCGCCCAGTCGCACGGGCTGACCGGCGCGGAGTCGAAGGTGCTCGCGGCGCTGTGCTGGGGCGCGTCCCCGCAGGACATCGCGCGGGACCAGGGCGTGGCGATGAGCACCGTGCGGACCCACATCGCGAGCCTGCGCGGGAAGGTGGAGGTGGGCAGCGTCGGGCAGTTGGTCCGCCGGGTCACGATGCTCCCGCCGATGCTCAGCTCGCTGACCGCGGGACTCGCGTTCCGACCGCCGGTGGCGGGCTGACCGCCTCCCTTCCGTGGTGCGCGGGATGCACCGCGTTGTTGCCACGGCTCGACCCGCCAGCATGGAAGTGGTGCGTCGGCCACCAGTCGCTTCCCCCCGAGGTGCCGCGTTGCACCAGTGGGGCGCGGTCTGCGCGTGAGTGGCGCGCCGATGCACCGCCTTTGGCCCGCTTCTTGCGAACGAGTGCATTGCCTTCAACACAACGCACCATTCCGAGGACTCACTCCATGGCGTACCTGGCCCCTTCCGAATTCGTCACCAAGATGGTCGACGCGGGCGAATCCAAGCTCTGCATGGCCACGCGCGACGTGCTGATCCGCGCGTTCATGGCGGGCGCCATCCTGGCGCTGGCCGCGGTGTTCGCGGTCTCGGTCAACGTGCAGACGGGCAACCCCATCGTGGGCGCGCTGCTGTTCCCGGTGGGCTTCTGCATGCTGTACCTGCTGGGCTTCGACCTGCTGACCGGCGTGTTCGTGCTGACCCCGCTCGCGCTCATCGACAAGCGCCCGGGCGTCACCGTGGGTCGGGTGCTCAAGCACTGGGGCTTCGTCTTCATCGGCAACTTCGGCGGCGCCTTCACGGTGGCCGTGCTGATGTCCATCGTCTTCACGAACGGCTTCCAGACCGACCCGGGCAAGGTGGGCAGCGTCATCGCGCACATCGGCGAGTCGCGCACGCTCGGCTACGCGCAGTACGGCGCGGCGGGCATGCTCACGCTGTTCATCCGCGGCGTGCTGTGCAACTGGATGGTGTCCACCGGGGTCGTGGGCGCCATGATCTCCACCACGGTGAGCGGCAAGGTCATCGCCATGTGGATGCCGGTCATGGTCTTCTTCTACATGACCTTCGAACACTCGATCGTCAACATGTTCCTGTTCCCGTCCGGGATCATCATGGGCGCGCACTTCTCGGTGATGGACTACCTCATCTGGAACGAGATCCCCACCGTGCTGGGCAACCTCGTCGGCGGCCTCACCTTCACCGGCCTCACGCTGTACGCCACGCACGTGCGCACCGGCGCGAAGCGTTCGCTGGCCTGATCGCCCTCCCGGCACACACCGCTTGTCATCACGGCAGGGCTCCGGACCTCGGAAAGAGGCCGGGGCCCGGCTCCTCGTGAACAGGCCATGACCGCCGCGCTCAAGATCTCCGTCGGGCAGCACTCGGACAAGGGCCGCAAGGCCGTCAACCAGGACTTCCACGGCGTTGCTTCACCCACCGGCGCACAGCGTGTGTCCAAGGGCGTCGCGGTCGCGCTCGCCGACGGCATCGGCAGCAGCGACGTGAGCCAGGTCGCCAGCGAGTTCGCGGTGCGCGGGCTGCTGGACGACTACTACTGCACGTCCGATGCGTGGACCGTGAAGAAGTCGGTCGAACGCGTGCTCGCCGCCACCAACTCGTGGCTGCACGCGAAGACGCGGCAGGGACCGCATCCGTTCGACCAGGACCGGGGCTACGTGTGCACGCTGAGCGCGCTCGTGTTCAAGTCGAACACGGCGCACCTCTTCCACGTGGGCGACACCCGCGTCTACCGCGTGTTCTCCACGTCGCTCGAGCAGCTCACGCAGGACCACCGCGTGCGCGTGGCCGACGGCCAGAGCTACCTCAGCCGCGCGGTGGGCTTCAAGCCGCAGCTCGAGATCGACTACCAGGCGCTGCCGCTCGCCCCGGGCGACACCTTCCTGCTCGCCTCCGACGGCGTCTACGAACACCTCGACCCGGTCTTCGTCGCCGACACGGTGCGCCACGCGCAGGGGGACCTCGACGGCGCGGCACGCGCACTCGTCGACGAGGCCCTGCGCCGCGGCAGCGACGACAACCTCACGGTCCAGATCGTCGTGGTGGATGCGCTGCCCGGCGCCGACGCCGCAGAGGGGCTGGTCGCAGGCGCGGCGCTGCCCACCCCGTCGCTGCTGGAGCCTCGGGCCACCCTCGACGGGTTCACCATCGTGCGCAAGCTGCACGGCAGCGCGCGCAGCCACCTCTACCTGGCCGTGGACGACGAGACGGGTGCCCGGGTGGCGCTCAAGACGCTCTCGGTGGACCAGCACGCGGACCCCGCGGCCATCGAGCGTTTCCTGCTGGAGGAGTGGATCGCGCGCCGCATCGACAGCGTGCACGTGCTCAAGCCGTACGTGCCGGCCCGCCCGCGCCGGCACCTGTACGTGACGCTCGAGTACGTCGAGGGCCGCACGCTCGCGCAGTGGCTCGCCGACCACCCGCGCCCCGATGTGGAGGCGGTGCGCGGCGTCGTCGAGCAGATCGCGCGCGGGCTGCAGGCCTTCCACCGTCTCGAGATGCTGCACCGCGACCTGCGCCCCGAGAACATCATGATCGACGGCGCGGGCACGGTGAAGATCGTCGACTTCGGCGCCACCCGGGTGGCCGGGCTCGCGGAGATGGCCGGCGGCGACGGGGATGTGCCCGGCTCGGTGCAATACACCGCGCCCGAGTGTTTCCTCGGCGAAATGGCCACGTTCCGGGCGGACCTGTTCTCGCTCGGCGTCATCACGTACCAGCTGCTGTCCGGCCGGCTGCCCTATGGCACCGAGGTGGCGAAGGCCCGCACGCGCTCGGCACAGCGGCGCCTGCGGTACGACAGCGTGCTCGCCGACGACCGCGAGATCCCGGCCTGGCTCGACGGCGTCTTGCGCAAGGCGGTCGCGGTGGACCCGCTGCGCCGCCACGAGAGCCTGTCCGAGTTCGTGCACGACCTGCGCCATCCGAACCCGGCGCTGATGGAGCGTGGCACGCCGCCGCTCCTCGAGCGCCATCCGGTGCGGTTCTGGAAGGGCGTGTCGCTCGTGCTGGCCGTCGTGGTGCTCGTGCTGCTGGTGAAGCTGAACGGGGCCTGAACGCCGCCGCCCGTCAGCGGGTCGAGCCCACGATCCCTTCGACGAGGTAGTTCGTCGACTCGAGCACCGGGTCGTACAGCCCGTGGGTGCCGTTCAGCACCACCTTGCCCTGGTTGTCCTTGATGGGGCCGGTGAAGATCGGCGACCCCTGCTTCAGCTCGGCGATGCGGGCGAGCGCGGCGTTGCGCGCGGCCTCGGTCGCGCCCGCGCCGAACGGGGTGGAGGTCACCATGTCCTTGTCGTAGCCACCGATGCTGATGTTGGGCAGCGGCAGGCCCTTCGCGAGCAGGTCGGCGTAGCCCTTGTAGATCGTCTCGTACTTGTTCTCGGCGCCGGTGATGAACCCCTTGGGCGCCAGCGCGGCCTGCGAGGCGTTGTGCCCGAGCGTCTTCGCGCCGCGGGCCTCGGCCGTCTGCACGATGACCTTGGGGCTGTCGACGTGCGACGCGATGACGTCGCAGCCGATGTTGATCAGCGCGTGCGTGGCCTCGGCCTCGCGCACCGGCAGCGACCAGTCGCCCGTGATGATCAGGTGCACCTGCACCTTCGGGTTCACGCGCCGCGCGCCCAGCGTGAAGGCGTTGATGTTGCGCAGCACCAGGTCGATGGGCTTGGCCGCGATGAAGCCGATCTTGTCGGACTTCGTCGACAGCGCGGCCGCGATGCCGTTCACGTGGTGGGCCTGGTCGAGGTAGCAGAAGTAGCCGCCGAGGTTGGCGGGGTGTTTGTCGGCCGTCCACAGCGTGGTCGGGTGGCGGAACTGCACGCCGGGGTTCGCCTTCGCGGCGTCCACCATGAACGGGTTGAAGTAGCCGAACGAGGTGCCGAACACGAGCTTCGCGCCGTCCTGCTGGATCATCCCCGACAGGCTCTTGGCCACGGCGGTGGTCTCGGGCACCCGTTCTTCCTCGATGACCTTGATGCCCGGCACGGCCTTCAGCGCACGCGCGGCGACGGCGTGCGACTGGTTCCAGCCGTAGTCGTCCCGCGGGCCCACGTACACGATGCCCACGGTGAGGTCGGTCGCCGCGGAGGCGCCGAACGGCAGGCCGGCGGCGAGGGCGCCGGTGGCGCCGACGAACTGCCGGCGGGTGAGGGAGAAGGTGCTGCTCATGACGGTTGCCTTTCGTCGGCGGTGGGGGAGGAGGCTGTGACGGTCGGGGCGCCGTTCGGGCTCGTGACGTACTGCTGCTCCCACCAGGAGAAGAAGACGTCGCGCAGCGCCGCGCCCAGGTCGCCCCGGTAGAGCGGGGTGTGTTCGTAGCCGCGCAGCAGCGCGAGTTCGTCGTCGTCGAGTTCCACCGCCACCTCGGTCACCGACAGCGGGGTGTTCAGGAAGCTCGGCTCATAGGCGGGGTCGCGGCGCAGCTCGCGATCGGACTTGATCACCGCGTTGCGGAAGTCCTTCGGCGTGCGCTGGCTGCGCAGCACCGGCAGCGCGGGCACGCGGGCCAGGTCCTCGGCGGAGGCCTCGAACACGGTCACCTTCACGGGCTTCAGGAAGAAGTTGCTGGTGCGCATCACGTCGGCGCCGCAGACGTTGGGCACGGCCAGCGTGTCGATGAGCGCGAGCAGCTCGACGTGGTCCCCGGGCCGGCTGTCCTGGCGACTGATCCGCACGGCGCCGCCGGGCAGCACCTCGGTCGCCATGAAGAGGTTGAAGCTGTCGTGCACGTCGTCCGGCGTCAGGCCGTACTCGCGCTGCGCCTCGGCCTGGATGTCGTGGCAGTTCGTGTGGGCCGAGAAGCCGTAGGTGCTCTCGTAGACGTAGGCGCTGCACCGCGGGAACAGCACGTCGTTGCGGCCGACCGTGTCGGCGAGCAGGTAGAACATCGCGCGTTCGCGCGGAGGCGCCGACCACAGGAAGGTGCCCGTGCTCGGGTTGAAACCGTGCACGGTGCGTGTGCGGCCGCAGTGCATGAACTCCTTGTAGTCGTGCAGGTTGAAGGCGTTGAAGTCGACGCACTGGCCGCCGTCGATCTGCTCGATGCGCAGCACCTGGCCGGCCCGCACCTCGATCGCCTTGCCGGTGCCGGGTTCCAGCACCCACTCGGCCACGAACGTGCGCGCGGTCATCGGCCCGGCTCCTTCGGTGCGGCGGGAGCCGGACCCAGCGCCTTCAGCGCGAGCCGGAGCAGGGCGGCCCGGTCGGGGGCGGCGCCGCGGGCGACGGTGCGGTCGAGCAGTTCGAGTTGCTGCCGGTTGAGCGGGACGTGCACGAGGTGCCTCATGTATCCTCCATCAGTTAATCCTGTATCCACGATGAGTATGCAAGCAATCACCGTGCCATGTGAAAGAAGCCGCTGCCACACCAGGACGGTGCGTTTTTCCCAGGTGGGCATGCCGAAGCGGTGCTGTCCTGCACACGGGATCCGTTCGGTTTGGCATACAGTGCAGTCCCATGAACCAGGACGCACCGGCGGACATCGCCTACGAAGCCCTTCGCCGGGCCATCATCGAACAGGCCCTCCCTCCGGGCACCAAGCTGCGCGAGGACGAACTCGCCGCGCAGTTCGGCATCAGCCGCACCCCGGTGCGGGCGGTGCTGGCGCGGTTGCAGGCCGAGGGGCTCGTGGCGGGCAGCGCCCGCCGCACGGCGTCCGTGGCCCGGCCCGGCCTCGGCGAGGCCCGCCAGGTGTTCGTCGTGCGGCGGGTGCTGGAACGCGAGGCGGTGCGCCTCGTGATGGCGCGCTGGACGCCCGAGTTGCGCGAGCGCCTGCGGCGCATCGTGCGAGACGAGCAGCAGGCGCACGACGCGGGCGACCAGCGGGCCTCGAGCCGCCTCGCCGGCGATTTCCACACGGCCCTGGCCGAGATGACCGACAACTTCCTGCTGCAGCGCTACCTGTCCGAGACGGTGTCGCGCTGCTCGCTGATCCTCGCCGTGCACGCGAAGGCGCAGGCCAATGAGTGCTCGATCCACGAGCACACCGACCTGATCCGGTTGTTCGACGAGGGGGATGTCGACGCGGTGGTGGCGGCGATGGAAGCCCACATCGACGCCATCGCGCAACGGGCGCTGTCGGCGGCCGACGAAGGCGACAAGGGACCGGACCTTGGCGGCGTGCTGTCGCGCTACGCCGACCTGCTGCGCACCGAGGCCTCGGGGGACGCGCCGAAGGCGGGGCGTCGCTGCGGGTGATCGCTCAGTCGCGGCTGACGCCGAGGCTTCGGCGCACCTCGAGCGTCGGCGACATCGCGAGGCGCACGATCAGGTCGGAGAGGCTGTTCATCGACACCTCCCGGCCCCGGAACGGTTCGCCCTTCTGCGTGATGCGGTACGCGATGGCCTCGTCGCGCGTGAACCAGCCCGGGCGGAGCACCGTCCAGTCGAGGTCGGAGGCCTCGACGATCGCCGCGGCGTCGCGGTACGGGTTCAGCATCGCGCGGTAGCTCTCGCCGGGCACCTCGCCGTAGATGCCCATCGACGCGATGAAGATGAGCCGGGCCACGCCGGTGGTGTGCATGGCGTCGACGATGGCCTCGGCCTGGCGGGGCATCTCGCCCACGAGGTTGGCGTACACGACGTCGTGGCCCTGCATCGCGGCCTGCAGGGCAGCGCGGTCCAGCACGTCACCCTCGACGATGGACACCCGCGACGGCGAGGGGTTGCGCAGCCGGCCCGACCGGCGCAGGTACAGCGTCAGCCTGGCGTCGGCACGCCGCAGGAAAAACGGCGTGGTGTTGCGGGCGAGCTGGCCGTTGGCACCGAGGACCAGCACGCGCGTGGTGCCGGGGTCGGCGCGTGTCCACGGGCCGGCGGCCGGGAACGGCACGGACATCGGAAGGGGCGACGGCAGGTCGGGCATGTTCGGCTCCTGTGAAACGGCAAGGCGAAGCCCTCGCCGCGGATGGACCCGCGGCGGGGGAATCGGGTCGGGGCGGGCTCAGCGGCCCTGGCGGCCGAGCTGTTGTTCGCGCAGCCGGCGGGCGTCCCGCGCGGGCGGGGATCCGAAGAACCGGCTGTACTCGCGGTTGAACTGCGACTGGCTTTCGTAGCCGACGCGGTGTCCCGCGGTGGCGGCGTCGACGTGTTCGCACAGCAGGATGCGCCGGGCCTCCTGCAACCGCAGCCGCTTCTGGAACTGCAGCGGGCTCATCGCGGTGACCGTCTTGAAGTGGTGGTGCAGCGACGACACGCTCATGTGGACCGCGTCGGCGAGTTCTTCCACCCGCAGCGGCGCCTGGTAGCGCTGCGTGAGCCAGGCGATGGCCTGCGCGATGCGCTGGCCGTGGCCGTCGGCGGTGGCCATCTGCGCGAGGCGCCAGCCGTCGGGGGAGCGCAGCAGGCGATAGAGGATTTCTCGCGAAACGAGTGGGGCGAGCGTCGGGATGTCGTCGGGGGCGTCCAGCAGCCGGACGAGGCGCAGCACGGGGTCGAGCAGCGCGGAGCCCAGCTCGCCGGTGAACAGGCCGCGCTGGGCCGCGCGGTGCGCCGGACCGTGGGCCAGCCCGAGTTCCAGCGCCAGCGCGGCGATTTCCTTCACGTCGAAGTCGAGCCGCAGGCCGAGGTACGGGGCCTCGGGGGAGAGGTCGGTCACCTGGCTCGACACGGGCAGGTTCTGGGACACGACGAGGAACTGGCTGCTGTCGTAGAGGTAGGTCTCCTCGCCGAGCAGCACGCGCTTGCTGCCTTGCGCCAGCACGCAGAACGCGGGCTCGTGAACGGTGTGCGACGGCTGCTGTGCCTGCGACAGCCGCGCCAGCCTCAGGCGCGGGATGGCGGTGACGTGCGCGCCGTCGCGGCCGCCGCTCAGCCGCTCGATCAACGCCGCGAGTTCGGCCCTCAGCACGGCGACCTGCAGGGGCGCCGCCGACGGGTCGGCACGAAGGGACGGGGACAGCGAATCGAACATGGACCGTAGCTTAGGGGACGGGGCCGAGCCTGTCTCGCAGCGGCCGCCTTGCCCGGAGGATCGGGCAAGCTTCGGCAACGATCCTGCAAGATCCGGCGCCGGGAAGGGGGTTTCCGTGCACCACCGCACGAGAAATGGCATGGACACATTTGGAAGCGATTCCACGGCGCAAAGCGGCTTACGCTTCTGCGCCGTGAGCACCGACAACACTTCCCCCCTCGACGCCGCGCCCTCCGCGCGAGCCGCGTCCTCCGTCACCCGCCGGCACGTGCTCGCACTCGCCGCGAGTTTTCCCTTGGCCGCCTGCGGCGGCGGATCCGGCGGCGACAGCCCCGCGCCGGTGCCCGCACCACCCGCCGGGTCGCCTCCCGCCGGGTCTCCGCCCGCGAACCCGCCGCCGGCCGACCCGCCTGCGTCGAGCCCGGGAACGGTCACGCCCACGAACAAGAGCGCCAAGCGCGGCATCGCCTACGACCTGAAGGCCGCGGCCGACGTCGCCGCGCTCGCCCCGGGGGTGAGCTGGTGGTACAACTGGAGCCCGGCCACGACCGTCACGTCCGCGATCGCCACCGCGAACGCGATGGACTTCCAGCCCATGCTCTGGAACGGCAACTTCAACGACGCCCAGGTCATCGCGGCGCTGAAGGCCGCACCGGCGGTCAAGTACCTGCTGCTGCTCAACGAACCGAACCTCACCGACCAGGCGAACCTGACACCGTCGGCCGCGGCGGCGCTGTGGCCCCGCTACGAAGCGATCGCCGCGAGCACGGGCGTCAAGCTCGTGGGCCCGCAGATCACGTGGGGCACGATGGCGAACTTCGACGATCCGGTCGTGTGGCTCGACGCCTTCTACGCCGCCTACCGCGCGGCCA
This genomic stretch from Piscinibacter gummiphilus harbors:
- a CDS encoding GntR family transcriptional regulator; this encodes MNQDAPADIAYEALRRAIIEQALPPGTKLREDELAAQFGISRTPVRAVLARLQAEGLVAGSARRTASVARPGLGEARQVFVVRRVLEREAVRLVMARWTPELRERLRRIVRDEQQAHDAGDQRASSRLAGDFHTALAEMTDNFLLQRYLSETVSRCSLILAVHAKAQANECSIHEHTDLIRLFDEGDVDAVVAAMEAHIDAIAQRALSAADEGDKGPDLGGVLSRYADLLRTEASGDAPKAGRRCG
- a CDS encoding DUF1989 domain-containing protein, which gives rise to MTARTFVAEWVLEPGTGKAIEVRAGQVLRIEQIDGGQCVDFNAFNLHDYKEFMHCGRTRTVHGFNPSTGTFLWSAPPRERAMFYLLADTVGRNDVLFPRCSAYVYESTYGFSAHTNCHDIQAEAQREYGLTPDDVHDSFNLFMATEVLPGGAVRISRQDSRPGDHVELLALIDTLAVPNVCGADVMRTSNFFLKPVKVTVFEASAEDLARVPALPVLRSQRTPKDFRNAVIKSDRELRRDPAYEPSFLNTPLSVTEVAVELDDDELALLRGYEHTPLYRGDLGAALRDVFFSWWEQQYVTSPNGAPTVTASSPTADERQPS
- a CDS encoding AraC family transcriptional regulator → MFDSLSPSLRADPSAAPLQVAVLRAELAALIERLSGGRDGAHVTAIPRLRLARLSQAQQPSHTVHEPAFCVLAQGSKRVLLGEETYLYDSSQFLVVSQNLPVSSQVTDLSPEAPYLGLRLDFDVKEIAALALELGLAHGPAHRAAQRGLFTGELGSALLDPVLRLVRLLDAPDDIPTLAPLVSREILYRLLRSPDGWRLAQMATADGHGQRIAQAIAWLTQRYQAPLRVEELADAVHMSVSSLHHHFKTVTAMSPLQFQKRLRLQEARRILLCEHVDAATAGHRVGYESQSQFNREYSRFFGSPPARDARRLREQQLGRQGR
- a CDS encoding BMP family ABC transporter substrate-binding protein produces the protein MSSTFSLTRRQFVGATGALAAGLPFGASAATDLTVGIVYVGPRDDYGWNQSHAVAARALKAVPGIKVIEEERVPETTAVAKSLSGMIQQDGAKLVFGTSFGYFNPFMVDAAKANPGVQFRHPTTLWTADKHPANLGGYFCYLDQAHHVNGIAAALSTKSDKIGFIAAKPIDLVLRNINAFTLGARRVNPKVQVHLIITGDWSLPVREAEATHALINIGCDVIASHVDSPKVIVQTAEARGAKTLGHNASQAALAPKGFITGAENKYETIYKGYADLLAKGLPLPNISIGGYDKDMVTSTPFGAGATEAARNAALARIAELKQGSPIFTGPIKDNQGKVVLNGTHGLYDPVLESTNYLVEGIVGSTR
- a CDS encoding bifunctional protein-serine/threonine kinase/phosphatase codes for the protein MTAALKISVGQHSDKGRKAVNQDFHGVASPTGAQRVSKGVAVALADGIGSSDVSQVASEFAVRGLLDDYYCTSDAWTVKKSVERVLAATNSWLHAKTRQGPHPFDQDRGYVCTLSALVFKSNTAHLFHVGDTRVYRVFSTSLEQLTQDHRVRVADGQSYLSRAVGFKPQLEIDYQALPLAPGDTFLLASDGVYEHLDPVFVADTVRHAQGDLDGAARALVDEALRRGSDDNLTVQIVVVDALPGADAAEGLVAGAALPTPSLLEPRATLDGFTIVRKLHGSARSHLYLAVDDETGARVALKTLSVDQHADPAAIERFLLEEWIARRIDSVHVLKPYVPARPRRHLYVTLEYVEGRTLAQWLADHPRPDVEAVRGVVEQIARGLQAFHRLEMLHRDLRPENIMIDGAGTVKIVDFGATRVAGLAEMAGGDGDVPGSVQYTAPECFLGEMATFRADLFSLGVITYQLLSGRLPYGTEVAKARTRSAQRRLRYDSVLADDREIPAWLDGVLRKAVAVDPLRRHESLSEFVHDLRHPNPALMERGTPPLLERHPVRFWKGVSLVLAVVVLVLLVKLNGA
- a CDS encoding NAD(P)H-binding protein: MPDLPSPLPMSVPFPAAGPWTRADPGTTRVLVLGANGQLARNTTPFFLRRADARLTLYLRRSGRLRNPSPSRVSIVEGDVLDRAALQAAMQGHDVVYANLVGEMPRQAEAIVDAMHTTGVARLIFIASMGIYGEVPGESYRAMLNPYRDAAAIVEASDLDWTVLRPGWFTRDEAIAYRITQKGEPFRGREVSMNSLSDLIVRLAMSPTLEVRRSLGVSRD